From Haemorhous mexicanus isolate bHaeMex1 chromosome 2, bHaeMex1.pri, whole genome shotgun sequence, the proteins below share one genomic window:
- the MED14 gene encoding mediator of RNA polymerase II transcription subunit 14, translated as MAPVQLESAQLVPAGPASAPAPPAPGAVTAAASPGYRLSTLIEFLLHRTYAELTVLADLLPRKTDMERKIEIVQFASRTRQLFVRLLALVKWANNAGKVEKCAMISSFLDQQAILFVDTADRLASLARDALVHARLPSFAIPYAIDVLTTGSYPRLPTCIRDKIIPPDPITKSEKQTTLHQLNQILRHRLVTTDLPPQLANLTVANGRVKFRVEGEFEATLTVMGDDPDIPWRLLKLEILVEDKETGDGRALVHSMQINFIHQLVQSRLFADEKPLQDMYNCLHSFCLALQLEVLHSQTLMLIRERWGDLVQVERYHAGKCLSLSVWNQQVLGRKTGTASVHKVTIKIDETDVSKPLQISHEPPLPACDSKLMERAMKIDHLSIEKLLIDSVHARSHQKLQELKAILKSYNVNDNSFIETALPTLVIPILEPCGRSECLHVFVDLHSGMFQLMLYGVDQLTLDDIEKSVNDDMKRIIPWLQQLKFWLGQQRCKQSIKHLPTVSSETLQLANYASHPVGNLSKHKLFIKLTRLPQYYIVVEMFDVPGNPTELEYKYHFLSVSYAEGDDSPATALLLQQFKPNIEELVLDTKSGKQMKSGVKRKLSGDPCSIEPKKPKRSGEMCAFNKVLAHIVAMCDTNMPFIGLRIELSNMDIPHQGVQVEGDGFSHAIRLLKIPPCKGVNEETQKALDRSLLDCTFRLQGRNNRTWVAELVFANCPLNSTSSREQGPTRHVYLTYENQLSEPVGGRKVVEMFLNDWNSIARLYECVLEFARSLPDIPNHLNVFSEVRIYNYRKLILCYGTTKGSSISIQWNSILQKFHISLGTVGPNSGCSNCHNTILHQLQEMFNKTPNVVQLLQVLFDTQAPLNAINKLPTVPMLGLTQRTNTAYQCFSILPQSPTHIRLAFRNMYCIDIYCRSRGVVAIRDGAYSLFDNSKIVEGFYPAPGLKTFLNMFVDSNQDARRRSVNEDDNPPSPIGGDMMDSLISQLQPQQPPQQPQQQPFAKQAGASGAYPLTSPPTSYHNTVTPSPSMMHTQSPGNLHAASSPSGALRAPSPASFGPTPSPSSLGITMGQTANFASPHGTIDPSSPYTMMSPSQRAGNWPGSPQVSGPSPAARMPGMSPANPSLHSPVPDASHSPRAGTSSQVMPTSMPPPRKLPQRSWAASIPTILTHSALNILLLPSPTPGLVPGLAGSYLCSPLERFLGSVIMRRHLQRIIQQETLQLINSNEPGVIMFKTEALKCRVALNPKTNQTLQLKVTPENTGQWKSEELQVLEKFFETRVAGPPFKANTLIAFTKLLGAPTHILRDCVHIMKLELFPDQASQLKWNVQFCLTIPPSAPPIAPPGTPAVVLKSKMLFFLQLTQKTTVPQEAVSIIVPIIYDMASGTTQQADIPRQQNSSVAAPMMVSNILKRFAELNSPRPGECTIFAAVRDLMVNLTLPPGGRP; from the exons aaaaatagAGATAGTGCAGTTTGCAAGTCGCACTCGTCAGCTCTTTGTTCGTTTGTTAGCCTTGGTCAAGTGGGCTAATAACGCTGGGAAGGTGGAAAAGTGTGCG ATGATATCAAGTTTCTTAGATCAGCAAGCCATCCTGTTTGTGGACACTGCTGATCGTCTGGCATCACTGGCTCGAGATGCTTTGGTTCATGCTCGACTGCCCAGCTTTGCCATCCCATATGCAATTGATGTTCTGACAACTGGATCCTACCCTCGGCTGCCCACCTGCATTAGG GATAAAATAATCCCTCCTGACCCAATAACAAAGAGTGAGAAGCAAACTACACTTCATCAGCTAAACCAGATCCTTCGCCATCGACTCGTGACTACAGATCTCCCCCCACAGCTGGCAAATCTTACAGTAG CCAATGGCCGTGTGAAGTTCCGAGTTGAGGGTGAGTTTGAGGCCACCTTGACAGTGATGGGTGATGACCCTGACATCCCCTGGCGCCTTCTCAAGCTGGAAATTTTGGTCGAAGACAAGGAAACTGGtg ATGGTCGAGCCTTGGTTCACAGCATGCAGATCAACTTCATCCATCAGTTGGTCCAGTCCCGGCTGTTTGCTGATGAGAAGCCCCTCCAGGACATGTACAACTGCTTAC ACTCCTTCTGCCTGGCTCTTCAGCTGGAAGTCTTGCATTCACAAACACTAATGCTGATCCGAGAGCGCTGGGGTGACCTTGTGCAAGTGGAGCGGTACCATGCAGGGAAATGTCTCTCGCTCTCTGTTTGGAA tCAACAGGTACTTGGCAGGAAAACAGGGACTGCCTCTGTCCATAAGGTCACTATAAAAATTGATGAAACTGATGTCTCAAAACCCTTACAAATATCTCATGAGCCTCCACTGCCAGCCTGTGATTCCAAACTGATGGAAAGAGCCATGAAG aTTGACCACCTATCAATAGAAAAACTCCTAATAGACAGTGTCCATGCAAGATCTCATCAAaaactccaggagctgaaagccATTCTTAAGAGCTACAATGTTAATGACAATT CGTTCATTGAGACGGCTCTCCCAACTCTTGTAATTCCAATTTTGGAACCATGTGGTCGATCAGAGTGCCTGCATGTATTTGTTGATCTCCACTCTGGAATGTTCCAGCTGATGTTGTATGGTGTTG ATCAGCTGACACTCGATGACATAGAGAAGTCTGTTAATGATGATATGAAGCGAATCATTCCTTGGCTTCAGCAGCTCAA GTTCTGGCTTGGACAGCAGCGCTGCAAACAGTCTATAAAACATCTGCCTACAGTGAGCAGTGAAACTCTTCAGCTAGCTAATTATGCCAGCCACCCAGTGGGAAACCTTTCCAAACACAAACTGTTCATCAAACTCACTCGCCTTCCCCAGTACTACATT GTTGTAGAAATGTTTGATGTTCCTGGCAACCCCACAGAGCTAGAGTACAAGTACCATTTTCTGTCTGTGAGCTATGCTGAAGGAGATGACAGCCCTGCCACTGCACTTTTACTACAGCAGTTCAAACCAAACATTGAAGAATTGGTACTGGACACAAAAAGTGGCAAACAAATGAAAAGTGGTGTCAAGCGCAAG TTATCTGGAGATCCATGTTCCATAGAACCCAAGAAACCAAAACGGTCGGGAGAAATGTGTGCCTTCAATAAAGTGCTAGCTCATATTGTAGCCATGTGTGATACAAATATGCCCTTTATAGGGCTTCGGATAGAG TTATCCAATATGGACATTCCTCACCAGGGAGTACAAGTAGAAGGAGATGGCTTCAGCCATGCAATACGTTTATTAAA AATTCCTCCCTGTAAAGGTGTAAATGAGGAAACGCAGAAGGCTCTGGACCGATCTCTTCTTGATTGCACTTTCCGACTACAAGGTAGAAATAATCGCACATGGGTGGCCGAGCTGGTGTTTGCAAACTGCCCACTGAACAGCACTTCATCCAGGGAACAAG GACCAACCCGTCACGTTTACCTGACATATGAAAACCAGTTGTCTGAACCAGTTGGAGGTCGCAAGGTGGTCGAGATGTTCCTCAATGACTGGAACAGTATTGCTCGGCTGTATGAGTGTGTCCTGGAGTTTGCACGGTCCTTACCAG ACATCCCCAACCACTTAAACGTTTTCTCAGAAGTTCGGATCTACAACTACCGAAAACTTATCCTTTGTTATGGAACTACCAAGGGAAGCTCA ATCAGCATTCAGTGGAATTCCATCCTCCAGAAGTTCCATATTTCACTGGGAACAGTTGGCCCAAACTCAGGTTGCAGTAACTGTCACAACACAATTCTGCACCAGCTCCAGGAGATGTTTAATAAGACGCCAAACGTGGTGCAGTTGTTACAG gTTTTGTTTGACACTCAGGCTCCACTAAACGCCATCAACAAACTCCCGACCGTGCCCATGCTGGGGCTGACCCAGCGCACCAACACTGCCTACCAGTGCttctccatcctgccccagtCCCCCACGCACATCAGGCTGGCCTTCAGGAACATGTACTGCATCGACATCTACTGCCGCAGCCGCGGCGTGGTGGCCATTCGCGACGGCGCCTACAGCCTCTTCGACAACAGCAAAATCGTGGAGGGCTTTTACCCCGCCCCTGGGCTAAAG ACATTCCTGAACATGTTTGTTGACAGCAACCAGGATGCACGGAGACGATCTGTAAATGAAGATGATAACCCACCCTCTCCTATCGGAGGGGACATGATGGATTCTTTGATATCACAGCTCCAAccccagcagccaccacagcAGCCACAACAACAG CCATTTGCAAAACAGGCAGGAGCCTCTGGAGCATATCCTCTCACCTCACCACCCACCTCCTACCACAACACAGTGACACCCTCCCCGTCCATGATGCACACACAGTCACCAG GAAATTTGCATGCTGCAAGCTCACCTAGCGGGGCTTTAAGAGCACCATCACCAGCATCCTTTGGTCCAACTCCTTCACCTTCCTCTCTTGGAATCACAATGGGACAAACAGCTAACTTTGCCAGCCCACATG GTACCATAGACCCAAGCTCACCATACACCATGATGTCACCCAGTCAGCGTGCAGGGAATTGGCCGGGATCTCCCCAGGTCTCTGGTCCATCACCAGCAGCACGGATGCCTGGAATGTCACCAGCCAACCCTTCCCTTCATTCACCTGTCCCTGATGCCTCTCATTCCCCACGAGCTGGAACAA GTTCCCAAGTCATGCCAACAAGCATGCCTCCACCTCGGAAACTACCTCAGCGCTCTTGGGCTGCATCCATTCCTACAATCCTCACCCACAGTGCCTTGAATATTCTGCTCTTGCCCTCTCCTACCCCTGGGCTTGTGCCAGGACTAGCTGGCAGCTATCTGTGCTCCCCTCTTGAGCGATTCCTTGGGTCAGTGATTATGAGGAGGCATCTTCAGAGGATCATTCAACAGGAAACG CTACAGTTAATAAACTCCAATGAACCAGGTGTCATTATGTTTAAGACGGAGGCACTGAAATGCAGGGTTGCTCTCAATCCCAAAACTAACCAGACCTTGCAGCTGAAAGTAACACCTGAAAATACAGGACAGTGGAAATCAGAGGAGTTACAGGTTTTGGAGAAGTTCTTTGAAACAAGG GTTGCAGGACCACCTTTTAAAGCAAACACCCTGATAGCCTTCACCAAGTTACTAGGGGCTCCCACGCACATCCTCAGGGACTGTGTACACATCATGAAATTGGAGCTG TTCCCTGACCAGGCAAGTCAGCTGAAATGGAACGTGCAGTTTTGTTTAACAATCCCTCCCAGCGCTCCACCAATTGCGCCTCCAGGAACACCTGCTGTTGTGCTGAAATCCAAAATGTTGTTTTTT CTTCAGCTAACACAGAAAACAACAGTCCCACAGGAAGCTGTTAGTATTATTGTCCCAATTATTTATGATATGGCTTCGGGTACAACACAACAGGCTGACATTCCCAGGCAGCAGAACTCTTCTGTTGCTGCTCCAATGATGGTTAGCAATATTCTAAAGAGGTTTGCTGAACTGAATTCACCACGACCAG GTGAATGCACAATATTTGCAGCCGTTCGTGATTTGATGGTTAATCTTACGCTGCCCCCTGGGGGGCGTCCCTAG